A genomic region of Oscillatoria sp. FACHB-1406 contains the following coding sequences:
- a CDS encoding pentapeptide repeat-containing protein yields the protein MNVKELITQYAAGVRDFRGVNLNEANLRGVRLSEINLSGANLNIANLSGANLSRANLDRARLNVARLNAANLSGAKLNRALLNVANLIRADLGKAELVEALIMRAELVRAELSGANLTSANLTGTDLREATLRGANLSYCNLSEVNLRDAILTGAILEQVILSSADISRTDLSGANLRDAELSQANLNRANLSGADLHRANLRWVDLSGANLRWADLSQTKLSGANLIGADLSHANLVNTSLVHADLTQARLIDVEWGGADLTGAILTGTKLHGVSCYGLKTEGLVCDWLDLSPGGDRTQVLRLTPEKAQKFFNQTLPTIQVMVDSPYNLSSNLILAQMYEQIARVCPDLKQAPGVEVSARRTYLEFRVENNEQLFIVAYCAIFPFKDAESAKKHLLMLLEMLQSQSLETLGVSIHQQLRLISANVNRTIEQLRELSAQKQKFLSADDGFLHAYTHTVLTNSDKKTLDIYHHPFFGRRQSHSSYSNFQDNNYTGDWPENNENSDTVLPPIKSALQFIQDFFSSDLSPTLTSEK from the coding sequence ATGAATGTTAAAGAACTGATTACTCAATACGCAGCGGGAGTCCGAGACTTTCGTGGAGTCAATCTTAACGAGGCAAATCTAAGAGGAGTCAGACTGAGCGAGATTAATTTAAGCGGTGCCAATCTCAATATTGCCAATCTCAGTGGTGCTAATCTCAGCCGCGCCAACCTCGATCGAGCGCGCTTGAATGTCGCCCGACTCAACGCCGCCAATCTCTCGGGCGCAAAGCTCAATCGCGCCCTCCTCAACGTTGCCAATCTCATTCGCGCCGATCTCGGTAAAGCCGAATTAGTCGAAGCTTTAATTATGCGCGCCGAATTAGTTCGCGCCGAACTCAGCGGCGCGAATCTCACCAGCGCCAATCTCACGGGAACCGATCTGCGCGAAGCAACCCTGCGAGGTGCAAATTTGAGCTATTGCAACCTGAGTGAAGTCAATTTGCGCGATGCGATTCTGACCGGCGCAATTCTCGAGCAGGTTATCCTCAGCAGTGCCGATATCAGTCGCACCGATTTGAGTGGCGCGAACTTGCGCGATGCCGAACTCTCTCAAGCCAATCTCAATCGCGCTAACCTCAGCGGTGCAGATCTACATCGCGCTAATTTACGCTGGGTGGATTTAAGCGGCGCTAATTTACGCTGGGCGGATTTAAGCCAGACGAAACTGAGTGGGGCAAATTTGATAGGGGCAGATTTGAGTCATGCTAATTTAGTCAATACCAGTCTGGTTCACGCCGATTTAACCCAAGCGCGCTTGATTGATGTTGAGTGGGGTGGGGCAGATTTAACCGGGGCTATCCTGACGGGAACGAAGCTGCACGGCGTTTCCTGTTATGGTTTAAAAACAGAAGGCTTAGTCTGCGACTGGCTCGATCTCAGTCCGGGCGGCGATCGCACTCAAGTTTTGCGCCTTACCCCCGAAAAAGCACAGAAGTTTTTTAACCAAACGCTTCCTACTATTCAAGTGATGGTGGATTCGCCCTACAATCTCTCCTCGAACTTAATTCTCGCTCAAATGTACGAGCAAATCGCCCGAGTTTGCCCCGATTTGAAACAAGCCCCGGGTGTTGAAGTCAGCGCGCGGCGAACTTATTTGGAGTTTCGCGTTGAAAATAACGAGCAATTATTTATCGTTGCTTACTGCGCAATCTTTCCGTTTAAAGATGCAGAGAGTGCTAAAAAACATCTCTTGATGTTATTGGAAATGCTGCAATCGCAGAGCTTGGAAACGCTCGGCGTATCGATTCACCAGCAACTTCGGCTCATTAGCGCGAACGTCAATCGCACGATCGAACAGTTACGCGAGTTGAGCGCTCAAAAGCAAAAATTTCTGAGCGCCGATGATGGTTTCCTTCATGCTTATACCCATACCGTTTTAACGAACTCCGATAAGAAAACGCTCGATATCTACCATCATCCTTTCTTCGGTCGCCGTCAGAGTCATTCTTCTTATTCTAATTTTCAGGATAATAACTACACGGGAGATTGGCCTGAGAATAACGAGAATTCCGATACCGTTTTGCCCCCGATCAAAAGCGCTCTTCAATTCATTCAAGATTTTTTTAGCTCGGATCTCTCTCCCACTCTAACCTCAGAGAAGTAA
- a CDS encoding prephenate/arogenate dehydrogenase translates to MKVGIVGLGLIGGSLGLDLRSRGLEVLGVSRRRSVCEIARDRGAVDEASVDLALLQKADVIFICTPLSAIAPTVQQLIPLVSSNTILTDVGSVKQSIAATCSKLSPNFVGGHPMAGTAEQGIEAAQANLFAGAPYVLTPTETTPATALKVVEDLVGLLDARLYICSPARHDRAVAFISHLPLFASAGLIQTCLRESDSEVLQLAQKLASSGFRDTSRIGGGNPELGVAIARHNRLELARSLRQYRQVLDTLIEEIEGENWDAIEQSLQENQGARPDFLN, encoded by the coding sequence ATGAAAGTTGGGATTGTCGGACTGGGTTTGATTGGGGGATCGCTGGGTTTGGATTTGCGATCGCGCGGGCTGGAGGTTTTGGGGGTTTCCCGCCGCCGTTCCGTTTGCGAAATCGCGCGCGATCGCGGGGCGGTTGACGAAGCGAGCGTCGATTTGGCGCTCTTACAAAAAGCGGACGTTATTTTTATTTGTACTCCCCTGAGTGCGATCGCGCCAACCGTCCAACAACTGATCCCCTTAGTGTCATCTAATACGATTCTTACCGATGTGGGGTCGGTCAAGCAATCGATCGCGGCGACTTGCTCGAAATTGTCGCCAAATTTTGTCGGCGGACACCCGATGGCAGGAACCGCCGAACAAGGGATAGAGGCGGCACAAGCGAACTTATTCGCCGGTGCGCCTTACGTTCTCACCCCCACGGAAACAACGCCTGCTACCGCTCTTAAAGTTGTTGAAGATTTAGTCGGTTTGCTGGACGCTCGCTTGTATATTTGTTCTCCCGCGCGGCACGATCGCGCCGTGGCTTTTATTTCTCATCTACCCTTGTTTGCCAGTGCGGGATTGATCCAAACTTGCCTACGCGAATCGGACTCGGAAGTCTTACAACTGGCTCAAAAGCTTGCTAGTTCTGGTTTTCGGGATACCAGTCGCATTGGCGGCGGCAATCCGGAGTTGGGCGTTGCGATCGCGCGTCACAATCGCCTCGAATTAGCGCGATCGCTCCGTCAATACCGGCAGGTACTCGATACGCTGATTGAAGAGATCGAGGGGGAAAATTGGGATGCGATCGAGCAATCTTTGCAGGAAAATCAAGGCGCGCGCCCCGATTTTTTAAATTAA
- the tmk gene encoding dTMP kinase → MNGKLIVFEGGEGAGKTTQIERTRAWLSRHLPPHIPLLVTREPGGTHLGTSIRSLLLDRATASETPHNRTELLLYAADRAQHVETCLRPALADNTIILCDRYTDSTVAYQGYGRGLNLEMIEQLNRIATGGLKSDLTLWLDLEVEIGLERARRRSVRDRMEAAELTFHKRVRAGFEQLAGDNPQRIVRIDASLEVEKVSAQIEKVLRDRIL, encoded by the coding sequence ATGAATGGAAAACTCATTGTATTCGAGGGCGGCGAAGGCGCGGGGAAAACGACTCAAATCGAGAGGACGCGCGCTTGGCTTTCCCGACATCTCCCCCCACACATTCCGCTACTCGTCACGCGGGAACCGGGCGGAACGCACCTGGGGACGAGCATTCGCAGCTTGTTACTCGATCGCGCAACAGCCTCAGAAACGCCCCACAATCGCACGGAACTGCTGCTTTACGCCGCCGATCGCGCCCAGCACGTCGAAACTTGTTTAAGACCCGCTCTGGCTGACAATACGATAATTTTATGCGATCGCTACACGGATTCGACGGTTGCGTATCAAGGGTACGGTCGCGGTCTTAACCTCGAGATGATCGAACAACTCAATCGTATCGCCACGGGAGGATTAAAGAGCGATTTAACCCTGTGGTTGGATTTAGAGGTCGAAATTGGCTTAGAACGGGCGAGACGGCGTTCTGTGCGCGATCGCATGGAAGCGGCAGAATTAACCTTTCATAAGCGGGTTCGCGCTGGGTTCGAGCAACTGGCTGGAGACAATCCGCAGCGTATCGTTCGTATTGATGCGAGTTTGGAGGTGGAGAAGGTGAGCGCTCAAATCGAGAAAGTGCTGCGCGATCGCATTTTATAA
- a CDS encoding CHAT domain-containing protein, which yields MKSSFFSGCYGFGLLLGFWVRAACFAPPALAQTIVPAADATGTQVLVNGNRIDIFGGSLSADKANLFHSFQAFNLDANSVANFLSNPSIANILARVTGGDPSVINGLIQVSGGNSNLYLMNPAGIIFGAGASLNVPADFTATTATGIGFNNGGWFNAFGDNNYLALNGTPNQFAFDSSSAGAIVNAGNLAVDAGKNLSLLGGTVVNTGTLTANAGNIAIAAIPGSSSVKISQPGSLLSLEIQPPRDLNGQVLPFNALQLPQLLTSSATQNVNTGLTLNASNQVQLASSGSTIPTTNGTTVISGSLNASGTSGGNIDVLGQKIALIGANLNASGSEGSGGNIRIGGDYQGQGNVPNAARTYVSQDSVLNANAGLNGNGGRIINWSNEVTGFYGSASARGGINSGNGGFIEISGKDKLVFNGNADAGASNGLLGTILFDPRDINIIAGAGADDAQLDDNQILAGDVDAFTDFTIGATKLLSLSGDIILQASRDINLNTSLDFSPTSVTSISFSALRDFNGAGQSIALEGDATGGRFIEITAGNNIAIGNINTSFGSNDPQVIGADIRLNAGGSVTTGDINTSATTTASSPVTATGGIVTIDAGGAINTGTITTIATGSGYGTVAKGGDVTLTSGSTINAGAITSTATASLSGSGTTAIATGGEIKLISGSAMNVGAIASTASANGLGPVSARGGDITLASGSTINAGAITSAAIGNNISVGSADGRGGDVSLKSEPTPGSDIQFTSITTTGQGDSTGTGQGGKVDVLATGRVRGTGAGTTIDTQGIVTGGPKIAGTVTIQHDGGPNNDPFIIGDATSVNGLAGAINTDGTPLAAGSFDMKPTGGSDVPQPNITITSINTPPVIAPFTNPVTTLQPGQSFQITFADIEKQVTDANLDDFINNSIVISNITGTGTLTLLRGGSSIVLTAGSSQKLIVGDVLSFTTDSNFTGLVNLFDVVADDRIPFSNSQSVQLQVNLAQNPDRPPNPDRPPNPNNDIPTNPSPLRFPLDTCPPYCGGGSDVLKQPTPEVTTSTLEGIEERFTNDFVGYGGSAEIHFSSLDNVREILHDIEDNTGEKPAILYVTFVPIDANRTNPDTDELELMMVTAKGTPYRRRIEGVTRAQVMEVANRFRSAVTNVSRRTAYLAPSKQLYDWIIAPVQEQLKLREITNISFILDAGLRSLPVAALHDGNKFIIEQYSVGLMPSLSLVDTRYRDIKNLPVLGMGSDTFVDLPPLPAASLELQLITQNVWKGEELSGSDFTQEKLIETRNATPYSIVHLASHAEFNSGKSENSFIQFWGDSRLSLDRIRQLKLAQPPVDLLVLSACRTALGDRDAELGFAGLAAQAGVKSVLGSLWYVSDEGTLGLMVGFYEQLKTASIKAEALRQVQLAMSQGKVRLEKGQLVTPQGSFPLTPELVQLGDRNLTHPYYWSAFTLVGNPW from the coding sequence ATGAAATCTTCCTTTTTTTCTGGGTGTTACGGGTTTGGCTTACTCCTTGGGTTTTGGGTGCGGGCAGCGTGTTTTGCGCCTCCAGCTTTAGCCCAAACGATTGTCCCCGCTGCTGATGCTACAGGAACGCAGGTTTTAGTCAACGGCAACCGTATCGATATTTTCGGCGGTAGTCTATCGGCAGATAAAGCCAACTTATTTCATAGCTTTCAAGCCTTTAATCTCGATGCTAATAGCGTTGCCAATTTTCTCTCGAATCCGAGTATCGCGAATATCTTAGCGCGCGTTACCGGCGGCGATCCATCGGTGATTAACGGCTTAATTCAAGTTAGCGGCGGCAACTCCAATCTCTACTTAATGAATCCGGCTGGAATCATCTTTGGTGCGGGAGCGAGTTTGAATGTCCCAGCCGATTTCACCGCAACAACAGCAACAGGAATCGGCTTCAATAATGGCGGTTGGTTTAATGCGTTTGGCGATAATAATTACCTCGCTTTAAACGGTACGCCCAATCAATTTGCGTTCGACTCCTCCTCAGCGGGTGCAATTGTCAATGCTGGAAACTTAGCCGTCGATGCCGGAAAAAACTTAAGTTTATTAGGCGGAACCGTTGTTAATACGGGAACGCTAACTGCGAATGCTGGAAATATTGCAATTGCAGCGATTCCCGGTAGTAGTTCCGTCAAAATTTCTCAACCCGGATCCCTCCTCAGTCTCGAAATTCAGCCGCCTCGCGATCTTAACGGTCAAGTTCTCCCGTTCAACGCCTTACAACTGCCCCAACTCCTCACCAGTTCCGCCACTCAAAATGTAAATACTGGCTTAACCCTTAACGCGAGTAACCAAGTTCAGTTAGCGAGTTCCGGAAGCACGATTCCAACGACAAACGGAACGACAGTTATTTCCGGAAGCCTCAATGCGAGTGGAACCTCTGGCGGAAATATTGACGTATTGGGACAAAAGATAGCCCTAATCGGCGCGAACTTAAATGCTTCGGGAAGCGAGGGCAGCGGCGGCAATATTCGTATCGGTGGCGATTACCAAGGACAGGGGAATGTTCCCAATGCGGCGCGAACTTATGTCAGCCAAGATTCAGTTTTAAATGCTAATGCCGGTTTGAACGGGAACGGCGGCAGAATTATCAATTGGTCGAACGAAGTGACCGGATTTTATGGAAGTGCTAGCGCCAGAGGGGGCATTAATTCAGGCAACGGCGGTTTTATTGAAATTTCCGGGAAAGACAAATTAGTCTTTAATGGAAATGCGGATGCAGGAGCGAGTAACGGTCTTCTCGGTACAATTTTATTCGACCCCAGAGATATTAATATTATTGCGGGTGCAGGGGCGGATGATGCTCAACTCGACGATAATCAAATTTTGGCGGGTGATGTAGATGCTTTTACGGACTTTACCATCGGCGCGACTAAATTACTGTCTTTATCAGGCGATATTATCTTACAAGCCAGTCGCGATATCAACCTCAATACTTCGTTAGATTTTAGCCCTACGTCGGTTACCAGCATCTCATTCAGCGCGTTACGAGACTTTAACGGTGCGGGACAAAGTATTGCCTTAGAAGGAGACGCTACGGGTGGGCGTTTTATTGAGATTACTGCGGGAAATAATATCGCGATTGGTAACATTAACACGAGTTTTGGTAGTAATGACCCTCAAGTAATAGGGGCAGATATTCGTTTAAACGCTGGAGGTAGCGTGACAACCGGGGATATTAATACTTCTGCGACTACCACAGCGTCGAGTCCGGTTACAGCAACGGGTGGTATAGTCACGATTGATGCAGGCGGCGCTATTAATACAGGCACGATTACTACCATTGCTACAGGAAGCGGTTATGGAACGGTAGCTAAAGGGGGTGACGTTACTTTGACATCGGGTAGCACGATTAATGCAGGCGCGATTACTTCTACGGCTACAGCCTCACTAAGCGGTTCTGGAACGACGGCAATAGCCACAGGCGGCGAAATTAAACTGATATCGGGCAGCGCCATGAATGTCGGTGCGATCGCTTCTACTGCTAGTGCAAACGGTTTAGGGCCAGTAAGCGCTCGAGGGGGTGACATTACTTTGGCATCGGGTAGCACGATTAATGCAGGCGCGATTACTTCAGCCGCAATCGGAAACAATATTAGTGTAGGTTCGGCAGATGGACGAGGGGGAGATGTCAGCCTGAAATCGGAACCAACTCCCGGTAGCGATATTCAATTTACCAGCATTACAACAACGGGACAGGGTGATTCTACGGGTACGGGGCAAGGCGGTAAGGTGGATGTCCTTGCGACTGGGCGAGTGCGGGGAACGGGGGCAGGGACAACGATTGATACCCAAGGAATTGTAACGGGTGGACCGAAAATTGCGGGGACGGTGACAATTCAGCACGATGGCGGACCGAATAACGATCCCTTCATTATCGGGGATGCGACGAGCGTTAATGGGTTGGCAGGGGCGATTAATACGGATGGAACTCCTCTGGCTGCGGGTTCTTTTGACATGAAACCGACGGGAGGTTCCGACGTGCCGCAGCCGAATATTACGATTACCTCGATTAATACGCCTCCCGTTATTGCACCATTTACCAATCCCGTAACCACTTTACAACCCGGTCAATCTTTTCAAATTACTTTTGCCGATATTGAAAAGCAAGTAACGGATGCTAATTTAGATGATTTTATTAATAATTCCATCGTTATTAGTAACATTACGGGGACGGGAACGCTGACGTTACTTCGCGGTGGAAGTTCAATCGTTTTGACGGCGGGTTCGTCGCAAAAGTTGATAGTTGGCGATGTTTTAAGCTTTACTACCGATTCTAATTTTACGGGATTGGTTAATTTATTTGATGTCGTGGCTGACGATCGCATTCCGTTCTCTAACTCGCAATCGGTACAACTTCAAGTTAATCTCGCTCAAAACCCCGATCGCCCCCCAAACCCCGATCGCCCCCCAAACCCAAATAACGATATTCCAACCAACCCCAGCCCGCTTAGATTCCCCTTAGATACTTGTCCTCCTTATTGTGGCGGCGGTAGCGATGTACTCAAGCAACCAACCCCCGAAGTTACAACGAGTACGCTAGAGGGTATCGAAGAACGCTTTACTAACGATTTTGTTGGCTACGGAGGCAGCGCAGAAATTCATTTTAGTTCTCTCGATAACGTTCGGGAAATTTTACACGATATTGAAGATAATACTGGAGAAAAACCCGCTATTCTCTATGTGACTTTTGTCCCCATTGATGCGAACCGAACAAACCCGGATACGGATGAATTAGAGTTAATGATGGTTACGGCAAAAGGAACTCCTTATCGCCGCCGAATCGAGGGCGTGACGCGCGCGCAAGTGATGGAAGTTGCCAATCGATTTCGCAGCGCTGTGACGAATGTTAGTCGTCGAACTGCTTATCTCGCGCCTTCAAAACAGTTGTACGACTGGATAATTGCACCCGTGCAGGAACAGTTAAAGTTGCGGGAAATTACGAATATTTCTTTTATTTTGGATGCTGGGTTGCGATCGCTCCCCGTTGCAGCGCTTCACGATGGCAACAAGTTCATCATCGAACAGTATAGCGTCGGATTGATGCCGAGTCTATCGCTCGTCGATACGCGCTACCGCGATATTAAAAATTTACCCGTGCTGGGTATGGGTTCTGATACCTTTGTCGATTTACCGCCCCTCCCGGCGGCATCCTTGGAATTGCAACTTATTACTCAAAATGTGTGGAAGGGAGAAGAGTTATCAGGAAGTGATTTCACTCAAGAAAAGCTAATTGAAACGCGCAATGCTACGCCTTACAGTATCGTTCACCTCGCTTCTCATGCTGAGTTCAATTCGGGCAAATCAGAGAATTCTTTCATCCAGTTTTGGGGAGATTCGCGCTTGAGTTTAGATCGAATTCGCCAACTCAAATTAGCACAGCCGCCGGTAGATTTGTTGGTCTTAAGTGCCTGTCGCACGGCATTGGGCGATCGCGACGCGGAACTCGGATTTGCGGGGCTTGCTGCCCAAGCAGGGGTAAAATCAGTGCTGGGCAGTCTGTGGTATGTCAGCGATGAAGGAACGCTGGGTTTGATGGTGGGTTTTTACGAACAGTTGAAAACGGCATCGATTAAGGCTGAAGCATTGCGGCAGGTACAGTTAGCGATGAGTCAAGGAAAAGTTCGCTTGGAAAAAGGACAATTAGTAACGCCGCAAGGGAGTTTTCCGCTAACGCCTGAATTAGTCCAGTTGGGCGATCGCAATTTAACTCATCCTTACTATTGGAGTGCTTTTACCTTAGTCGGGAATCCGTGGTAA
- a CDS encoding zinc ribbon domain-containing protein: MPSCPQCDNPVTTDALRCPHCNETLKAFGHPGIPLHRATKQASLCESCLYDRDDSCTFPQRPDAKTCTLYRDVSQLQPETERVTYRVGGMAGLKAWCDLNRGWLMAGGLLGASLWLALR, from the coding sequence ATGCCTTCTTGTCCCCAGTGCGATAACCCCGTTACCACCGACGCGCTGCGTTGTCCTCACTGCAACGAGACGCTGAAAGCCTTCGGACATCCGGGAATTCCTTTACATCGCGCGACAAAGCAAGCTTCTTTGTGCGAGAGTTGTCTGTACGATCGAGATGATTCTTGTACGTTTCCCCAGCGTCCCGATGCGAAAACTTGTACGCTGTATCGAGATGTCTCGCAATTACAACCGGAAACCGAACGGGTAACATACCGCGTTGGAGGAATGGCCGGGTTGAAGGCGTGGTGCGACCTCAATCGGGGTTGGTTAATGGCGGGGGGACTATTGGGCGCGAGTCTTTGGCTGGCTTTACGCTAA
- a CDS encoding circadian clock KaiB family protein, with the protein MYSSSLDPSRAPLRGSVPDRTPELFKGIALFTPGGDLVYCLDPEKQGRWHFQLCSALQEIFGLPEPPHFLVPGYTATLDRWLNPKTKEIEIFAEVHPPVQHHQTLLNAVFGTGNLVWQIAPWQDASCDPTLLESYRSEFPQLWEERELIVNYQNDSSLKGAVRSRVSANEAHSETPGYVLRLFVSGSSASTEKTLQRIHQLLETGLPYPYTLKVIDIYKHPEEAESNQVSATPTLVRVLPEPVRRIVGDLDNLERVLQVIFNY; encoded by the coding sequence ATGTATTCATCTTCCCTCGATCCGAGTCGCGCACCGTTACGCGGCTCCGTACCGGATCGCACCCCCGAATTATTCAAAGGAATCGCCCTGTTTACCCCCGGCGGCGATCTCGTCTATTGCCTCGATCCTGAAAAACAGGGTCGATGGCATTTTCAACTCTGTAGCGCTCTCCAGGAAATTTTTGGGCTGCCCGAACCGCCGCACTTTCTCGTTCCAGGCTACACCGCTACCCTAGACCGCTGGCTCAATCCGAAAACGAAAGAGATTGAAATCTTTGCTGAAGTCCATCCGCCCGTCCAGCATCATCAAACCCTGCTCAATGCTGTCTTCGGAACGGGAAATTTAGTCTGGCAGATTGCGCCCTGGCAAGACGCTTCCTGCGACCCAACCCTCCTCGAATCCTATCGCTCCGAGTTTCCGCAACTGTGGGAGGAACGCGAATTAATCGTCAATTATCAAAACGACTCGAGCTTGAAGGGAGCGGTGCGAAGTCGGGTGAGTGCAAATGAGGCGCATTCCGAGACTCCCGGCTACGTGCTGCGGTTGTTTGTTTCCGGTAGCAGTGCCTCAACCGAGAAAACTCTGCAACGAATCCATCAGCTTTTAGAAACCGGACTGCCTTATCCCTATACCTTGAAAGTGATCGATATTTACAAGCATCCCGAAGAAGCAGAGTCGAATCAAGTTTCCGCAACTCCTACCCTTGTGCGAGTTCTGCCCGAACCCGTGCGGCGCATTGTCGGAGACTTAGACAATTTGGAGCGCGTGTTACAAGTAATTTTTAACTATTGA
- a CDS encoding type IV pilus twitching motility protein PilT — protein sequence MTERQPQRPAVPPPPAMGRPPAPPPGGIAGARGASDVTRQMTQAMPARPPMMPRPSAPPARGQVAQPAAAPAQSNKPQRSPGNPTLNELVHEAHEKGFSDIHLGVGEVPRMRDRGEISVTEYPETDENTFYSWLHEVLTDQEIQRFKDTKEYDGATQYEFARVRINVFDSLTGPAIVMRLIPLKILTIDQLRLPPIFRDISDAHKGMVLVTGPTGSGKSTTLAAMIDYINKEHAKNIITIEDPVEFVHKSRKSLIKQREVGQHTLLFDNALKASLREDPDIILVGEMRDKGTVNTALKAAQTGHLVMGTLHTNSAIKTIERILTLYTAEEQDAMRVAIAESLVAVIAQGLCRTTDGKRAAYHDILVNTETMKEYIRKGNYEEMHELMRDGEFDGMITMNQSLFNLYQEGRITEETALECSPTTNEMSMMLRGRI from the coding sequence ATGACAGAACGACAACCCCAGCGTCCAGCCGTCCCCCCTCCGCCAGCAATGGGCCGCCCGCCTGCTCCTCCACCAGGAGGAATCGCTGGGGCCAGAGGTGCATCCGACGTAACGCGACAGATGACGCAGGCCATGCCCGCAAGACCGCCAATGATGCCGCGTCCGAGCGCGCCGCCCGCACGAGGGCAGGTCGCGCAACCGGCAGCCGCGCCAGCGCAATCGAACAAACCGCAGCGTTCGCCGGGAAATCCGACTTTAAACGAGCTTGTCCACGAAGCCCACGAGAAAGGCTTTTCAGATATTCACCTCGGGGTGGGTGAAGTGCCGCGAATGCGCGATCGCGGCGAAATCTCAGTGACCGAGTACCCCGAAACCGACGAAAACACCTTCTACAGTTGGTTGCACGAAGTTCTCACCGACCAAGAAATTCAGCGCTTCAAAGATACCAAAGAATACGACGGCGCGACGCAGTATGAATTCGCGCGGGTGCGGATTAACGTATTTGATTCTCTCACCGGCCCCGCGATCGTCATGCGGTTGATTCCCTTAAAAATTCTCACCATCGACCAATTGCGTTTGCCGCCAATTTTCCGGGATATCTCCGACGCGCACAAAGGCATGGTGTTGGTAACAGGGCCGACGGGTTCCGGGAAATCGACGACCTTGGCCGCGATGATCGATTACATCAATAAAGAACACGCCAAAAACATTATCACCATCGAAGATCCGGTTGAATTCGTGCATAAAAGCCGGAAATCGTTAATTAAACAGCGGGAAGTCGGACAACACACGCTGTTATTCGATAACGCGCTTAAGGCCTCCTTGCGGGAAGACCCCGACATCATTCTGGTGGGGGAAATGCGGGATAAAGGCACAGTGAACACCGCCCTCAAAGCAGCGCAAACGGGTCACTTGGTTATGGGAACGCTGCACACCAACAGCGCCATCAAAACCATCGAGCGGATTCTGACGTTGTACACCGCTGAAGAACAGGATGCCATGCGGGTTGCCATTGCCGAATCGTTGGTTGCGGTGATCGCCCAAGGGTTGTGTCGTACCACCGACGGTAAGCGCGCCGCTTACCACGACATCTTGGTGAATACGGAAACGATGAAAGAGTATATTCGTAAAGGCAATTACGAAGAGATGCACGAGTTGATGAGAGATGGGGAATTCGACGGTATGATTACGATGAACCAATCGCTGTTCAATCTCTATCAAGAAGGGCGCATTACTGAGGAAACAGCCTTGGAATGTTCGCCGACAACCAACGAAATGTCTATGATGCTGCGCGGTCGTATCTAA